One window of the Haloarcula halobia genome contains the following:
- a CDS encoding heme ABC transporter ATP-binding protein, which produces MLDVRNLSVSFGDVQVLADVDFTVDRGTLVGLVGPNGAGKTTTLRTLRATLTPDEGRVHVAGNPLADRSAKAVSRLVASTPQATTLSFDFTVETVVEMGRTPHLGRFERLGPADREAVESAMARTDVTRFADRQFTSLSGGERQRVLLARALAQETPVLVLDEPTASLDINHAVRTLELVRALVADGKTAVAAIHDLNLAARYCDELLLLTDGNVRAAGDPTSVLTRETLADAFDAETLVTTQPGTDAPLVTPLAERDPAGTRVHVVGTGRQAAAAVERLVAAGIEVSVGVVPAGDAAAERARELDCEVVTVPPFAGIDEGSRDRAMELARGAGATVVAGDVGDGNQAVVEAARRLVAVAGEGVPAIDSTRTTVSSVEALPSVVASLPESVPAADHQARR; this is translated from the coding sequence ATGCTCGACGTCCGGAACCTGTCGGTGTCGTTCGGCGACGTGCAGGTCCTCGCTGACGTCGACTTCACCGTCGACCGGGGGACGCTCGTCGGCCTCGTCGGCCCGAACGGCGCCGGCAAGACCACCACGCTTCGGACGCTCAGGGCGACGCTGACGCCCGACGAGGGGCGAGTCCACGTCGCGGGCAATCCGCTCGCGGACCGGTCGGCGAAGGCGGTGAGTCGCCTCGTCGCGAGCACGCCCCAGGCGACGACGCTCTCCTTCGACTTCACCGTCGAGACGGTCGTCGAGATGGGTCGGACGCCGCACCTCGGCCGATTCGAGCGCCTCGGCCCGGCGGACCGCGAGGCCGTCGAGTCCGCGATGGCGCGGACCGACGTGACCCGGTTCGCCGACCGACAGTTCACCTCGCTCTCCGGCGGCGAGCGTCAGCGCGTCCTGCTCGCGCGGGCGCTGGCTCAGGAGACGCCCGTGCTCGTGCTCGACGAACCGACGGCGAGCCTCGACATCAACCACGCCGTCCGGACGCTCGAACTCGTCCGTGCCCTCGTGGCCGACGGCAAGACCGCCGTGGCGGCCATCCACGACCTCAACCTCGCCGCGCGCTACTGCGACGAACTGCTCCTGCTCACCGACGGGAACGTCCGCGCCGCGGGCGACCCCACGTCGGTCCTCACGAGGGAGACGCTCGCCGACGCCTTCGACGCGGAGACGCTCGTGACCACGCAGCCGGGAACCGACGCACCGCTGGTCACGCCGCTGGCCGAGCGCGACCCGGCCGGGACGAGGGTCCACGTCGTCGGGACCGGGCGGCAGGCCGCGGCGGCCGTCGAGAGACTGGTCGCCGCAGGCATCGAGGTGTCCGTCGGCGTGGTTCCGGCCGGTGACGCCGCCGCCGAGCGAGCGCGGGAACTGGACTGCGAGGTGGTCACGGTCCCGCCCTTCGCCGGCATCGACGAGGGCTCGCGCGACCGGGCGATGGAACTGGCACGCGGGGCCGGGGCCACCGTCGTCGCCGGCGACGTCGGCGACGGGAACCAGGCCGTCGTCGAGGCCGCCCGTCGTCTCGTGGCCGTCGCGGGCGAGGGCGTCCCGGCGATAGACTCGACGCGGACCACGGTCTCGAGCGTCGAGGCGCTCCCGTCGGTCGTCGCGTCGCTTCCGGAGTCGGTTCCGGCGGCCGACCACCAGGCCCGTCGGTAA
- a CDS encoding DEAD/DEAH box helicase: MDDTIAWLRTRPYYEGQIVDERTVPGRDARFADIDLDPRLASVLEDEGITDCYAHQTAAVEAVRDGRNVVLATETASGKSLAYTVPAFERALDRRATALYVAPQVALINDQTETLSELAQGLGFASGVSVAQYTGRQSTSEKEAIRDRQPTVLLTTPDMLHYGILPHAHRLWDWFVERLETVVVDEVHGYRGIFGSHVALVLRRLQRIAERFDADPEWVCCSATIGNPVEHAAGVTGQPEDSFALVDEDTSASGPRHWLLWNPPEYEGGEGWGSGRRKSSHVETKNLFVDLVARGLQTVVFAGSRQTAERYASDSADELRSRGHHDLADGVGAYQAALTDERRRDLESRLQSGDLRGVWSTSALELGVDVGGLDAVLVDGYPGTRMRAFQQAGRAGRGTDPALVVLVGGEDQLDQYVLRNPDALFETGAERAVTNPENEQLLPDHVLAAAGENWLSPDDDRHFGETFPDVVADLESAGNLDRRTTDQGIRWLSNARPHHDMSLRTVDDREVKLVANGEVIARLPFDDALRDAHPGAVYHHQGRRYEVTDLDLSAGVAELDRTWADYYTRVLHDKTITVEADLDERALPAREDVPVRFASVTMRKQITGYERRDGSSGEVLGQRTLELPETSLETKALYYTVPDDLETPLRRGDYERTGATETAADGGAGDFPGSIHAAEHAMISMFPFEYLCDRGDIGGLSTPRHPHTGEPTIFVYDGYPGGIGLTRAAYREVAGLMDTTLSMLRSCDCADGCPACVQSPHCGNANDPLDKHGAIHLLDGLTDE; encoded by the coding sequence GTGGACGACACCATCGCGTGGCTCCGGACCCGACCGTACTACGAGGGCCAGATCGTCGACGAGCGGACCGTTCCCGGTCGCGACGCCCGGTTCGCCGACATCGACCTCGACCCGCGACTCGCGAGCGTCCTCGAGGACGAGGGCATCACGGACTGCTACGCCCACCAGACGGCCGCCGTCGAGGCCGTTCGGGACGGACGGAACGTCGTCCTCGCGACGGAGACAGCCAGCGGGAAGAGCCTGGCCTACACGGTTCCGGCCTTCGAGCGGGCGCTCGACCGGCGCGCGACGGCCCTGTACGTCGCCCCGCAGGTCGCGCTCATCAACGACCAGACCGAGACGCTCTCCGAACTCGCACAGGGCCTGGGTTTCGCCTCGGGCGTCTCGGTCGCCCAGTACACCGGCCGGCAGTCGACGTCGGAGAAGGAGGCCATCCGCGACCGCCAGCCCACGGTCCTGCTGACGACGCCGGACATGCTGCACTACGGCATCCTGCCCCACGCCCATCGCCTGTGGGACTGGTTCGTCGAGCGCCTAGAGACCGTCGTCGTCGACGAGGTCCACGGCTACCGGGGCATCTTCGGGAGCCACGTCGCGCTCGTGTTGCGACGGCTCCAGCGCATCGCCGAACGGTTCGACGCCGACCCGGAGTGGGTCTGCTGTTCGGCGACCATCGGGAACCCCGTCGAGCACGCCGCCGGCGTCACCGGCCAGCCCGAGGACTCGTTCGCGCTCGTCGACGAGGACACGAGCGCCAGCGGGCCGCGCCACTGGCTGCTGTGGAACCCGCCGGAGTACGAGGGTGGAGAGGGGTGGGGCAGCGGCCGCCGGAAGTCCAGCCACGTCGAGACGAAGAACCTGTTCGTCGACCTCGTGGCACGCGGGCTCCAGACGGTCGTCTTCGCCGGGTCGCGCCAGACCGCCGAGCGCTACGCCAGCGACAGCGCCGACGAGCTCCGGAGCCGCGGCCACCACGACCTGGCCGACGGCGTCGGCGCGTACCAGGCCGCGCTCACCGACGAGCGCCGGCGCGACCTCGAGTCGAGACTGCAGTCGGGGGACCTCCGTGGGGTGTGGTCGACCAGTGCGCTGGAGCTCGGCGTCGACGTGGGCGGCCTCGACGCCGTCCTCGTCGACGGCTACCCCGGCACGCGGATGCGGGCCTTCCAGCAAGCGGGCCGGGCGGGCCGGGGCACCGACCCGGCGCTCGTCGTACTCGTCGGCGGCGAGGACCAGTTAGACCAGTACGTCCTCCGGAACCCCGACGCGCTGTTCGAGACGGGGGCCGAGCGAGCGGTCACGAACCCCGAGAACGAACAGTTGCTCCCGGACCACGTGCTGGCCGCGGCGGGGGAGAACTGGCTCTCGCCCGACGACGACCGACACTTCGGCGAGACGTTCCCCGACGTGGTCGCGGACCTCGAGTCGGCGGGGAACCTCGACCGCCGGACCACCGACCAGGGGATCCGGTGGCTCTCGAACGCGCGGCCCCACCACGACATGAGCCTGCGGACCGTCGACGACCGGGAGGTGAAACTCGTCGCGAATGGCGAGGTCATCGCGCGCCTGCCGTTCGATGACGCCCTGCGCGACGCCCATCCGGGCGCGGTCTACCACCACCAGGGTCGGCGCTACGAGGTGACCGACCTCGACCTCTCGGCGGGCGTGGCCGAACTCGATCGGACCTGGGCGGACTACTACACGCGGGTGCTCCACGACAAGACGATCACCGTCGAGGCGGACCTCGACGAGCGCGCCCTGCCGGCCCGTGAGGACGTGCCCGTGCGGTTCGCGTCGGTCACGATGCGCAAGCAGATCACCGGCTACGAGCGCAGAGACGGGTCCTCGGGCGAGGTGCTGGGCCAGCGGACGCTCGAGTTACCCGAGACGAGCCTCGAGACCAAGGCGCTGTACTACACCGTCCCCGACGACCTCGAGACGCCGCTCCGGCGCGGCGACTACGAGCGGACCGGCGCGACCGAGACGGCCGCCGACGGCGGCGCGGGGGACTTCCCCGGGTCGATCCACGCCGCCGAACACGCGATGATATCGATGTTCCCCTTCGAGTACCTCTGTGACCGCGGCGACATCGGGGGCCTCTCGACGCCGCGACACCCCCATACCGGCGAGCCGACCATCTTCGTCTACGACGGCTACCCCGGCGGCATCGGGCTGACGCGGGCCGCCTACCGGGAGGTGGCCGGCCTGATGGACACGACGCTGTCGATGCTGCGGTCGTGTGACTGCGCCGACGGCTGTCCGGCGTGCGTGCAGTCACCGCACTGTGGCAACGCGAACGACCCCCTGGACAAGCACGGCGCGATACACCTGCTGGACGGGCTGACCGACGAGTGA